The Intestinibaculum porci DNA window TTGAGAATGTCAAAACGGAACATTTAGATGACATTTTTGAACGAAATCCTTATATGGCAGATATTTATCCGACAAAAGAAAGCCGCCAGGCCTTAGAAGTATTTAAAATGACAAAAGGCAGCGGGGAAGTCTTTGATTTATCGACGAAACCGATCACTCGTTTCGCTTTTACGATTGGAAGTGAAAAGCAAGAGACAAGCGGTTATGCCATTAATGACCACTGTGTTGGCTGTGAAGAGTGCGTGAAGGTTTGTCCGACAAATTGTATTCAGCACGAGACGATTCCTTTTGTGATTGATAATATGCATTGTCTTCATTGTGGAAACTGTTTAGCAGTCTGCCATTTTCAAGCAGTTGAAAAATTTTAATACTATTAAGGCGGTAAATATGTTATATTTATAAAGATGCGAGTAAAAGGATCGTAACGATATAAAAATATCATGTATGTATCGCCTTTTTTCGCTTTCATAAGGAGGTTGATGAAATGTCCAGTCATTATGATGAGTCTGATATTCAGATTTTAAAAGGACTTGAAGCCGTAAGAAAGAGACCAGGGATGTATATCGGTTCAACCGATAGTCGTGGTTTACACCACCTGATCTGGGAAATTGTCGATAACTCAATTGATGAAGCGTTAGCGGGTTATGGCAAAAAAATTACGGTGACTTTACATAAAGATGACAGTGTGACTGTCGCCGATGAAGGACGTGGGATGCCGACAGGGACCAATCAGGAAACGGGTCGACCAACCCCAGAAGTCATTTTGACGGTGCTTCATGCCGGAGGAAAATTCTCGAGTGATGGCGGTTATAAGACTTCAGGCGGCTTACATGGTGTTGGGTCTTCTGTTGTCAATGCCTTAAGTGAATATTTAGATTTAACCATCTATCGTGATGGTACTATTTATAAACAGCGTTTTTCGCAAGGCGGCAGTGTGATTGATGAACCGGAAATTGGCGGGAAAACCAAGAAAACCGGAACAGTCATTCATTTTAAACCAGATATTACGATTTTTAATAAAATTAACTTTAATTTCTCGACCGTTTCTGAACGTTTACGCGAAGATGCTTTTTTATTAAAAGGCATTGAAATGGTGCTTATTGATGAACGCAGTGAGCGCGAAGAACATTATCATTATGAACATGGGCTAGAAGAATTTATCAGCTGGCTCAATAGCGGAAAACATAAAAGCATTTCAAAGATTGTCAGCTTTGATGATACCGCCCATGAAATTGAAACGGAAATTGCCTTACAGTTTAATGATGGCTATTCGGAAAATATTGTCTCTTTCGTTAACTTAGTGCGTACCGGTGATGGCGGAACCCACGAAATGGGCTTTAAATCGGGCTTAACGAAAGTGTTCAATGAATATGCCCGGAAATATGAACTGCTCAAAAAGAAAGATAAAAACTTAGAAGGCAGTGATGTGCGAGAAGGGTTAACAGCGATCATCTCGATTAAAGTGCCAGAAGAATTATTACAGTTCGAAGGGCAGACCAAAGGAAAATTAGGGACACCGATCGCCCGTAATATTTTAGAGCAGGTGACGATTGAACAGTTAACCTATTACTTAGAAGAAAATAAAGAAGAAGCGGATGCGTTAGTCGCTAAGATGATCAAAGCGGCGAGTGCTCGTAATGCGGCGCGTAAAGCAAGAGAAGCGGAACGGGGCAGTAAAGCGAAAAGAGAACGTCAGATTTTAAGTGGAAAATTGGCCCCTGCGCAGTCAAAAAATAAGCATAAAAATGAATTGTACTTAGTCGAAGGGGATTCCGCCGGCGGCAGCGCGAAGCAAGGCCGTGATCGTAAGTTCCAGGCCATCTTGCCGCTGCGTGGGAAAGTCGTCAATACGGAACGTGCATCGCTAGCGGATGTGCTGAAAAATGAAGAAATTGCGACGATGATCAATACGATCAATGCTGGTTATGGCTCAGATTTCCATGCCGAAGATTCGGCTTATGATAAAATCATTATCATGACCGATGCCGATACCGATGGGGCACATATTCAGATCTTGTTATTAACGTTCTTCTATCGCTATATGAAAGGTCTTATCCAGGCTGGAAAAGTGTATATTGCCATGCCGCCATTATATAAAGTGGCGAAGAAAAATGGTAAACCGATCTACTGCTGGGATGATAAAGAACTCGAAGAAGCGAAAAAGAAAGTTGGCCGCGGTTATAATGTTCAGCGTTACAAAGGGTTAGGGGAAATGAATGCGGACCAGTTATGGGAAACGACGATGAATCCGGAAACCCGTACGCTTATTCAGGTGGGCATTGAAGATGCAGCTTTAGTGGAACGTCGCGTCTCTGTCTTAATGGGTGATAAAGTCGAACCACGTCGTGAATGGATTGAAGATAATGTGGCCTTCTCCATGGGCGATG harbors:
- a CDS encoding pyridoxamine 5'-phosphate oxidase family protein, with protein sequence MTLTEILDLLTKEIHSVVIATTHEGKPVTRVIDVMMHDEQTFYFLTAKGKAFYEELMDQKYIALTGMCSGEAYNKKEASLHMKAISVRGEIENVKTEHLDDIFERNPYMADIYPTKESRQALEVFKMTKGSGEVFDLSTKPITRFAFTIGSEKQETSGYAINDHCVGCEECVKVCPTNCIQHETIPFVIDNMHCLHCGNCLAVCHFQAVEKF
- the parE gene encoding DNA topoisomerase IV subunit B, yielding MSSHYDESDIQILKGLEAVRKRPGMYIGSTDSRGLHHLIWEIVDNSIDEALAGYGKKITVTLHKDDSVTVADEGRGMPTGTNQETGRPTPEVILTVLHAGGKFSSDGGYKTSGGLHGVGSSVVNALSEYLDLTIYRDGTIYKQRFSQGGSVIDEPEIGGKTKKTGTVIHFKPDITIFNKINFNFSTVSERLREDAFLLKGIEMVLIDERSEREEHYHYEHGLEEFISWLNSGKHKSISKIVSFDDTAHEIETEIALQFNDGYSENIVSFVNLVRTGDGGTHEMGFKSGLTKVFNEYARKYELLKKKDKNLEGSDVREGLTAIISIKVPEELLQFEGQTKGKLGTPIARNILEQVTIEQLTYYLEENKEEADALVAKMIKAASARNAARKAREAERGSKAKRERQILSGKLAPAQSKNKHKNELYLVEGDSAGGSAKQGRDRKFQAILPLRGKVVNTERASLADVLKNEEIATMINTINAGYGSDFHAEDSAYDKIIIMTDADTDGAHIQILLLTFFYRYMKGLIQAGKVYIAMPPLYKVAKKNGKPIYCWDDKELEEAKKKVGRGYNVQRYKGLGEMNADQLWETTMNPETRTLIQVGIEDAALVERRVSVLMGDKVEPRREWIEDNVAFSMGDDFDAFTMDQKQLLGGHDGKR